A genomic stretch from Hemicordylus capensis ecotype Gifberg chromosome 1, rHemCap1.1.pri, whole genome shotgun sequence includes:
- the LOC128350612 gene encoding endogenous retrovirus group 3 member 1 Env polyprotein-like, whose translation MPVHAKGGLPMIPIPLNSTELSAYDYATWGTKPNTTWADMQDETCLCLYVQPKEGEFCFQCNGTGYKVRNSSCEVTFVKNGANINGSYKPNVIPFDYSIQGYYEQIALYIQTCNTGYMALVGHSFVCGNRTYRTLPPNWSGRSYVAQLWPTVTITQHYPKEGMRNQRDLGSAQDIVGNRTPLTVADAIGWSFLPPVGVARVGGAVIRLQAVVEVLVNETGEAFLSLAKEQRKIRQMTLQNRLALDYFLASKGGVCALVGKECCIYIPDNFDETFDHMQKTQQVVYVPPDHTGDTWSRFMVLAARFGSPGKEKISSLFYYPNFHCFIIIIIIIIIIYIYIPLFLQ comes from the coding sequence ATGCCTGTCCATGCCAAAGGGGGGTTACCCATGATCCCTATTCCTTTAAATAGTACTGAACTGTCTGCTTATGATTATGCTACATGGGGAACGAAGCCAAATACCACCTGGGCAGATATGCAAGATGAGACTTGTTTGTGCCTATATGTGCAGCCTAAGGAAGGAGAGTTTTGTTTCCAGTGTAATGGCACAGGTTATAAAGTGAGAAATAGCTCCTGTGAAGTCACCTTTGTAAAGAATGGGGCTAACATAAACGGCTCTTACAAACCAAATGTCATTCCTTTTGATTACTCCATTCAAGGCTATTATGAACAGATAGCCCTCTACATCCAAACCTGCAACACAGGATATATGGCCCTGGTGGGACACTCTTTTGTATGTGGCAATAGAACCTATAGGACTTTACCTCCAAACTGGTCTGGAAGATCTTATGTAGCTCAGTTATGGCCTACAGTTACAATTACCCAACACTATCCTAAAGAAGGAATGCGAAATCAGCGGGATTTGGGCTCTGCCCAAGATATAGTGGGCAACAGAACCCCTTTAACAGTGGCTGATGCAATAGGATGGTCCTTCCTCCCACCGGTAGGAGTGGCCAGAGTTGGAGGTGCTGTTATTAGGCTCCAGGCAGTAGTGGAGGTTTTGGTCAATGAAACAGGAGAAGCCTTTCTTTCTTTGGCAAAGGAACAAAGGAAGATTAGGCAAATGACCCTGCAAAATAGATTGGCTTTGGACTACTTCTTGGCTTCTAAGGGTGGTGTTTGTGCCCTTGTAGGGAAAGAATGTTGTATATATATTCCTGACAATTTTGATGAAACCTTTGACCATATGCAGAAGACCCAACAAGTGGTCTATGTACCCCCAGATCACACTGGGGATACTTGGTCTCGGTTCATGGTCTTGGCTGCCAGATTTGGGAGCCCAGGGAAGGAAAAAATTAGCAGTTTGTTTTATTATCCTAATTTccattgctttattattattattattattattattattatttacatttatatcccgctcttcctccaatga